The nucleotide sequence TCGGCAGCCTCGGCCTGTTGCAGGCCTGCGTCGCGCAGGGCGTGCGCAAGGTCGTGTACGCCTCGACGGGGGGCGCGCTCTACGGCGAAGGACGCGTGCTGCCGGCGCCCGAGGAACACCCGGTGAACCCGGAGTCGCCCTACGGCGCGAGCAAGCACACGGTCGAGCACTACCTCTACATCTGGAAGCTGCTCCACGGCCTCGATTACACGGTCCTGCGCTACCCGAACGTCTACGGTCCGCGCCAGAACCCGCACGGCGAGGCCGGGGTGAACGCGATCTTCATCGGGCTCATGCTGGCCGGCCAGCCGCCCCGGATCTTCGGTGACGGGACGGCGGTTCGTGACTACCTGTTCGTGGACGACGTGGTCGAGGCGAACGTGCTCGCGCTCAAAGCCGGCAGCGGCGAGATGCTGAATCTCGGGACGGGGCTGGGTACGTCGGTCAACGACATCGTCCGTGAACTGCGGCCCCTGACCGGCTTCACGGCGGAGGCGATTCACCTGCCGGCCCGGCCGGGTGAAGTGCAGCGCATCTACCTGGACGCGAGCCGCGCGCGGACCGTGCTCGGCTGGTCGCCGCGGGTCGCGTTCCGCGAAGGGCTGGCGAGGACCGTCGAGTGGTCGCGCCGGCAGGAGCCGCCGGCGGCGCACTGAGCCGTCCCGGCGGCGACCGCGTCGGGTCCGCGACGCGCGCGGCCCGCGCCGATCAGGGCACGGGCCGCGCGCATCGGCCGCCGGGCCGCGGGTTCACCAGATGCGTGCCCGCTTCGCGGCCTCGCGCACCATCG is from Candidatus Eisenbacteria bacterium and encodes:
- a CDS encoding NAD-dependent epimerase/dehydratase family protein, whose amino-acid sequence is MRILVTGGAGFIGSNVADRFVALGHEVAVFDDLSSGRREFVNAKAKLYVGDLADSSAVEAAVADFRPEIVDHHAAQIDVRKSVADPAFDARVNILGSLGLLQACVAQGVRKVVYASTGGALYGEGRVLPAPEEHPVNPESPYGASKHTVEHYLYIWKLLHGLDYTVLRYPNVYGPRQNPHGEAGVNAIFIGLMLAGQPPRIFGDGTAVRDYLFVDDVVEANVLALKAGSGEMLNLGTGLGTSVNDIVRELRPLTGFTAEAIHLPARPGEVQRIYLDASRARTVLGWSPRVAFREGLARTVEWSRRQEPPAAH